Part of the Tissierellales bacterium genome is shown below.
AATTATTATTTTGTCCCACTTAAGTGCATTTAAATCAAATGTAGACAATTCTTTATTGTGCTTACTAGTAATTTCAACTCCACATCCCATTACTTTTAGCAAATCTATAATTATATCGCTTTTAAATATTTTGTCATAATCTGCCTTAAGGCAATTTAATATTTTTCCTCTAATAGGCATAAGTCCTTGAAACTCTGAATCTCTAGCTAATTTACAAGCACCAAGTGCTGAATCACCCTCAACTATATATAGCTCTCTCTTAGCTATGTCTTTTGTCCTACAATTGATAAACTTTTTAACTCTGTTATTCAAATCAACTTTTCCCGTAAGTTTCTTGCGAATACTTAATCTAGTCTTTTCGGCTTTCTCTCGGCTTCTCTTGTTTGCTAAAATTTGGTCTGCTATTCTATCCGCTTCTATTTTGTTTTCTATGAAATAAATTTCTAACTCATGTTTTATAAAATCTGTAAGAAACTTTTGTATAAATTTATTTGTAATAGCTTTCTTCGTTTGGTTTTCGTAGCTTGTCATAGTTGAAAATGAATTTATTACAAGTATCAAACTATCTTGAATATCGACAAAACCTATTTTTTTCTCATTCTTAGTATATTTATTTTCTTTTTTTATATATTGATCTATAGCACTTACAAACGAACTCTTGACCGCTTTATCAGGTGCTCCACCATATTCTAAATAGCTTGAGTTGTGATAGTATTCTAAGAGATTTACTTCGTTATTGAATGAAAATGCAATTTGCGCCTTCACCCTATATTTAGGCTTGTCAGAACGATCCTGTCCTTCGCCTTCATTTTCAAAATACTGTGTCGATACAAAATCCTTATCATCATTTAATTCTTCAAGATAATCTTTTATACCATTTTCATAATAGTATTCAAAACTCTCATCATTAATCTCATCATCCAATATGAATTTTAGACCTGCATTAACTATTGCCTGTCTCTTAAGTACATCTTGAAAATATTCTAGTGGTATTTCATTTTCTGTAAATACATCCAAATCGGGTCTCCATTTTATAGTACTTCCAGAATGTATATTTTCCTTATTCTCTCTCTTTTTAAGTCCACCTACATTTTCACCTTTTTCAAAATGCAGATTGTAAATATATCCATCTCTGACCACTTCTACGTCCATATATTCAGAACTGTATTGAGTAGCGCAAGAACCTAATCCATTTAATCCTAAACTAAATTCATAATGGCTACCATCATTATTTTTGTACTTTCCTCCTGCATAAAGCTCACAAAATACCAATTCCCAGTTATATCGCTCTTCTTTGGCATTGTAATCTACAGGTATTCCACTAGCCCAATCTTTCACAGTTATAGAGTGATCTTTATGTCTTATAATCTCTATTTTTTGTCCAAAACCTTCTCTCGCTTCGTCTATAGCATTCGATAGTATTTCAAAAAAAGAATGCTGGCAACCTTCGAGACCATCTGATCCAAATATAACTGAAGGCCTCTTTCTTACACGGTCTGCTCCTTTAAGTGAAACAATGCTTTCATTTCCATAATTTGTTTTCCTTGCCACATTAGTCACCTCTAACTTTATTTCGTATCTCCTATTATAGCAAATAATATATAAGAATATCAAACATACATTCCGTTTATAGCGAGTTTTTATTTTTTATTATCAATCATTTATAAAGTTTTTATAAATAAAAATTCATTATTTTCGTCATTTTGGACAAAAAAACTACGATTATTGACTTTTTAAAAGTTTTTAATCGTAGTTATAAACAAAATATTTATTTTTCAAATTTTATTTTCAATTTAGCAAACATATCTTGAGTCATCTTATCTAAATCGTATTTAGGACTCCAGCCCCATTCATTTCTAGCTGCAGTATCATCTATTGAATTAGGCCATGAATCAGCTATCCCTTGAAGTGTTGGATTTAAATCGTAAGTCATTTCAAATTCTGGCATATATTTCTTAATAGATTGTGCAATTTCTTCTGGATCAAAGCTCATAGCTGTTATATTAAATGCATTTCTATGAATCAATTTGCTTCCATCTGCTTCCATAAGATTTACCACAGCAT
Proteins encoded:
- a CDS encoding toprim domain-containing protein, which produces MARKTNYGNESIVSLKGADRVRKRPSVIFGSDGLEGCQHSFFEILSNAIDEAREGFGQKIEIIRHKDHSITVKDWASGIPVDYNAKEERYNWELVFCELYAGGKYKNNDGSHYEFSLGLNGLGSCATQYSSEYMDVEVVRDGYIYNLHFEKGENVGGLKKRENKENIHSGSTIKWRPDLDVFTENEIPLEYFQDVLKRQAIVNAGLKFILDDEINDESFEYYYENGIKDYLEELNDDKDFVSTQYFENEGEGQDRSDKPKYRVKAQIAFSFNNEVNLLEYYHNSSYLEYGGAPDKAVKSSFVSAIDQYIKKENKYTKNEKKIGFVDIQDSLILVINSFSTMTSYENQTKKAITNKFIQKFLTDFIKHELEIYFIENKIEADRIADQILANKRSREKAEKTRLSIRKKLTGKVDLNNRVKKFINCRTKDIAKRELYIVEGDSALGACKLARDSEFQGLMPIRGKILNCLKADYDKIFKSDIIIDLLKVMGCGVEITSKHNKELSTFDLNALKWDKIIICTDADVDGFQIRTLILTMLYRLVPSLIDEGKVYIVESPLYEITTKKKTHFAYSDREKNQIVEKLNGKYKVQRSKGLGENEPDMMWETTMNPVSRKLIQVLPEEVVETQEMFDILLGENLSGRKGFIEEHGERYLDLLDIS